In one window of Chryseobacterium viscerum DNA:
- a CDS encoding MvdD family ATP-grasp ribosomal peptide maturase, which produces MNKILIITHTADNFSIEKVTEYIGKNDCEVIRFDVDIYPLQNKLSTIFQDGEWISFLETQDAKHRLDDISAIWYRRAYNIGKGLREEMDSKFYGAAMGEIRNTLFGFFESVDAYSLGKPSVYRRLDSKEEQLKIADKLGLTIPATCLTNNPDEARKFILKHQNVVAKMQTGFAIYEDGVENVVFTNVVSEDKLEELDSLLYCPMQFQQMIQKKKELRITIVGRDVYAFEIDSQQSEDAKVDWRKDGINLIDKWNRAELPGDVEAKLLELLDIYNVDYGAIDMIISPEDEYYFIEINAAGEFFWLDNLTEGNLISKSIADVLCDKAPRRNNEVMA; this is translated from the coding sequence ATGAATAAAATTTTAATTATTACCCATACTGCAGATAATTTTTCTATTGAAAAAGTAACAGAATACATCGGAAAAAATGACTGTGAAGTCATTCGTTTTGATGTTGATATCTATCCTTTACAAAACAAACTGTCTACCATTTTTCAGGATGGGGAATGGATAAGTTTTCTTGAAACTCAAGATGCAAAACATCGTTTGGATGATATTTCTGCCATATGGTACAGAAGAGCCTACAATATCGGAAAAGGCCTGAGAGAAGAAATGGATTCTAAGTTTTACGGTGCAGCAATGGGAGAAATCAGAAATACACTTTTCGGTTTCTTTGAATCTGTAGATGCATATTCTTTAGGTAAACCAAGTGTTTACAGAAGACTCGACAGCAAAGAAGAACAATTGAAAATTGCAGATAAATTAGGGCTGACCATTCCGGCCACATGCCTTACCAACAATCCTGATGAAGCCAGAAAATTTATTCTGAAACATCAGAATGTGGTAGCCAAAATGCAAACCGGTTTCGCCATCTATGAAGACGGTGTTGAAAATGTAGTGTTTACCAATGTTGTCAGCGAAGATAAACTGGAAGAGCTTGATTCCTTGTTATACTGCCCTATGCAGTTTCAGCAGATGATTCAAAAGAAAAAAGAACTTCGTATTACCATTGTAGGAAGAGATGTTTATGCATTTGAAATAGACTCCCAGCAGTCCGAAGATGCTAAAGTAGACTGGAGAAAAGATGGGATCAACCTCATTGATAAATGGAACAGAGCAGAACTTCCTGGAGATGTGGAAGCAAAACTGCTTGAACTTCTGGATATTTACAATGTAGACTATGGAGCAATTGACATGATCATTTCCCCTGAAGACGAATATTATTTCATCGAAATCAATGCAGCAGGAGAATTTTTCTGGCTGGATAATCTTACAGAAGGAAACCTTATTTCCAAGAGCATTGCAGACGTTCTTTGTGACAAAGCTCCAAGAAGAAATAATGAGGTAATGGCTTAG
- a CDS encoding NAD-dependent epimerase/dehydratase family protein — MIFVTGATGILGRIIVLELLKRGQNVRASKRPGSNLNEVKHSYSFYTENPDDFFNKIEWVNVDFDDLDSLTTALQGVDEVYHCAAKVSFHPKDEKEMYRTNIKGTENLLFACEGSDVKKFLHVSSVAVLDNFNEKGELDEDSDFNPKLEHSAYAISKHLSEMEAWRASAEGMNVVIINPGMIVGSGNWSQSSGELFSTFEDNSFTFSGGSAYVDVRDVANTAIELMENNLFGERFIIVAENNRYADLAKQVRTRLGLKDARILSQSVLNIGRIANTLFGWLIPKLKMVTKSNIEAISSFNTISNHKVKEKLNYQFIPVKESIDFHLNNYINDKKLKK, encoded by the coding sequence ATGATTTTTGTAACGGGTGCTACCGGAATTCTGGGAAGAATAATTGTACTGGAACTTCTTAAAAGGGGTCAAAATGTACGTGCTTCCAAAAGACCGGGCAGCAATTTAAACGAAGTAAAGCATTCATACAGCTTTTATACGGAAAATCCCGACGATTTTTTTAATAAGATCGAATGGGTAAACGTAGATTTTGATGATCTCGATTCTCTGACAACAGCACTGCAAGGTGTGGATGAGGTGTATCATTGTGCTGCAAAAGTGAGCTTTCATCCCAAAGATGAAAAAGAAATGTACCGTACAAACATTAAGGGTACAGAAAATCTCTTGTTTGCCTGCGAAGGATCAGACGTTAAAAAATTTCTTCATGTGAGTTCTGTGGCTGTTCTTGATAATTTCAATGAAAAAGGAGAACTGGATGAAGATTCTGATTTTAATCCAAAACTGGAACATTCTGCCTATGCTATATCCAAACATTTATCTGAAATGGAAGCATGGAGAGCCTCAGCAGAAGGCATGAATGTCGTGATTATCAATCCGGGAATGATCGTAGGAAGTGGAAACTGGAGCCAAAGCAGCGGTGAGCTTTTCTCTACCTTCGAAGACAATAGTTTTACCTTTTCAGGAGGTTCTGCCTATGTTGACGTGAGAGATGTAGCCAATACTGCAATAGAGTTAATGGAAAATAATCTTTTCGGAGAACGTTTTATCATTGTTGCTGAAAACAACAGGTATGCCGATCTGGCAAAACAGGTCAGAACCCGTCTGGGACTTAAAGATGCCCGAATTCTTTCACAATCTGTATTAAATATCGGAAGAATAGCCAATACCCTTTTCGGATGGCTGATTCCCAAACTGAAAATGGTTACCAAATCAAATATTGAAGCCATTTCTTCATTCAACACCATTTCCAATCACAAAGTCAAAGAAAAACTGAACTATCAGTTTATTCCTGTAAAAGAAAGTATCGACTTTCACCTGAATAATTATATTAACGACAAAAAGCTGAAGAAATGA
- a CDS encoding AMP-dependent synthetase/ligase, with product MNLAEAIILKNVEKHPIKAAIGFKKKDAAWKELSWKKFSEVIFKTANALKEAGVQENDRVAIYSDNSSEWMIVDLASMAIGAVTVPIYSTNNAEQAEHIINDSGAKVVLVGNQIQYDACLEFLHKEENNLETIIVSKKAVWIKKEFNSFYLEDFIAKASPALEICKKENDDTATLIYTSGTTGVPKGVMLTHGNFIKAFDSHFEFFKFKNFEEELSLAFLPLSHVFERSWSLLCLYGGARVYFLEDPKNVAKALEEVKPTAMCAVPRFFQKVYAGVLEKAEEGSSLKKKIFDWALKTGWETAELRRNEKTIPFGLKFKEAVADRLVFSKIKEKMGGRLWFLPCGGASLSPEVTRFFESVGIHVTVGYGLTETTATLTLFPLTHFEHGTSGKPLPGVEMRIGENDEIQARGNGIMKGYYNKPEETQKVFTEDGWFKTGDAGKFDDKGNLIITDRIKDLMKTSNGKYIAPQQIENLLTNNNFIQQIMLIAEGRQFVSALIVPNFEFLQDYIKKNNIPFTNWEDAVKNEKIINLYKEKLKELQSHLADYEKVKKFTLMPAEFDINTGEITPTLKVKRNVVIKKYADIIEKMY from the coding sequence ATGAATCTTGCAGAGGCAATTATCCTTAAAAATGTAGAAAAACATCCTATAAAAGCAGCTATTGGATTTAAAAAGAAAGATGCTGCCTGGAAAGAGCTGAGCTGGAAAAAATTCAGTGAGGTTATTTTTAAAACAGCCAATGCCTTAAAGGAGGCTGGAGTTCAGGAGAATGACAGAGTCGCTATTTATTCAGATAACTCGTCCGAATGGATGATTGTTGACCTGGCTTCAATGGCAATTGGTGCAGTTACGGTGCCTATTTATTCAACCAATAATGCTGAGCAGGCAGAACATATCATTAACGATTCCGGAGCTAAAGTAGTTTTAGTAGGAAACCAAATACAGTATGATGCCTGTCTTGAGTTTTTACATAAAGAAGAAAACAATCTTGAAACCATTATTGTCTCTAAAAAAGCAGTGTGGATCAAGAAAGAATTCAATAGTTTTTATCTTGAAGATTTTATTGCAAAAGCTTCACCAGCTCTGGAGATCTGCAAGAAAGAAAATGATGATACTGCCACTTTAATCTATACTTCCGGAACAACAGGAGTTCCGAAAGGAGTAATGCTTACCCATGGGAATTTTATCAAAGCTTTTGACTCACATTTTGAGTTTTTTAAATTTAAAAACTTTGAAGAAGAACTTTCATTGGCATTTTTACCATTAAGCCATGTTTTTGAGAGAAGCTGGAGCTTATTATGTTTATATGGTGGTGCCCGAGTGTATTTCTTGGAAGATCCTAAAAATGTAGCCAAAGCACTGGAAGAAGTAAAACCTACTGCTATGTGTGCAGTACCAAGATTTTTCCAGAAAGTATATGCCGGAGTTCTTGAAAAAGCGGAAGAAGGCTCATCATTAAAGAAAAAAATATTTGACTGGGCCCTTAAAACCGGTTGGGAAACTGCTGAATTGAGAAGAAATGAAAAAACGATTCCTTTTGGATTAAAATTCAAAGAAGCTGTTGCAGATAGATTGGTTTTCAGTAAAATCAAAGAGAAAATGGGCGGAAGACTTTGGTTCTTACCTTGTGGAGGAGCTTCATTGTCACCGGAAGTTACCCGTTTCTTTGAATCAGTAGGAATTCATGTAACAGTAGGATATGGATTAACGGAAACTACCGCAACACTGACGCTTTTCCCCCTGACTCATTTTGAACATGGAACAAGCGGGAAACCTTTACCAGGTGTAGAAATGCGTATCGGAGAGAATGATGAGATTCAGGCGAGAGGTAACGGAATCATGAAAGGATACTACAATAAACCTGAAGAAACCCAGAAAGTATTCACGGAAGACGGATGGTTCAAAACTGGTGATGCAGGAAAATTTGATGATAAAGGAAATCTGATTATTACAGACAGAATCAAAGATCTGATGAAAACTTCCAATGGAAAATATATTGCTCCTCAACAGATCGAAAACCTTTTGACCAATAATAATTTCATTCAGCAGATTATGCTGATTGCAGAGGGAAGACAGTTTGTTTCAGCATTGATCGTTCCTAATTTTGAGTTTTTACAGGATTATATCAAGAAAAACAATATTCCTTTCACCAATTGGGAAGACGCTGTAAAAAATGAAAAGATCATCAACCTTTATAAAGAGAAATTAAAAGAATTACAGAGCCACCTGGCAGACTATGAAAAAGTGAAGAAGTTCACTTTGATGCCGGCAGAATTTGATATCAATACAGGCGAAATTACCCCTACATTGAAGGTCAAAAGAAATGTAGTGATCAAAAAATACGCAGACATTATAGAAAAGATGTATTAA
- a CDS encoding diphosphomevalonate/mevalonate 3,5-bisphosphate decarboxylase family protein — MTTQDFIGKENFTIHTQTVSESCPSNIALIKYWGKYADQIPANPSISYTLNHCKTNTSMGFIANEPFSVQTFLAGNEEVKFAEKIEKYFKNIEQYLPWILKGKYVIRTENTFPHSSGIASSASGFGAIAKCLMALDASFTGKTSEEESLRKASFLARLGSGSACRSLYSGLVVWGGTDEVEGSSDLFGVQYPDAEIHEVFKNFNDWVLLIHEGQKSVSSTVGHGLMNTNPYAERRFQEARENFVPMKEILRNGDMERFIKLVEHEALTLHAMMMMSDPAFILMKTGTLEVINKIWDFRRETGLPLFFTLDAGANVHLLFPNNDSEEKIKTFIEAELLQHTQKNGVVKDVMKF; from the coding sequence ATGACGACACAAGATTTTATAGGAAAAGAAAATTTCACCATTCATACCCAAACGGTTTCAGAAAGCTGTCCGTCTAATATTGCCCTGATTAAATACTGGGGAAAATATGCTGATCAGATTCCTGCCAACCCAAGCATCAGCTATACATTAAACCATTGTAAAACTAATACTTCAATGGGGTTTATTGCAAATGAACCTTTTTCAGTACAGACTTTTCTGGCCGGTAACGAAGAAGTGAAGTTTGCTGAAAAAATTGAGAAATATTTCAAAAATATAGAACAGTATCTTCCATGGATTTTAAAAGGGAAATATGTTATCAGAACAGAAAATACATTTCCACACAGTTCCGGGATTGCTAGTTCAGCTTCAGGATTTGGAGCGATTGCAAAATGTCTGATGGCATTGGATGCTTCATTTACAGGGAAAACTTCTGAAGAAGAATCTTTGAGAAAGGCTTCATTTTTAGCAAGATTAGGAAGTGGAAGCGCATGCAGAAGCTTATACAGCGGTCTTGTTGTATGGGGGGGAACTGATGAGGTAGAAGGAAGTTCAGATCTGTTTGGAGTACAATATCCGGATGCTGAAATTCATGAAGTATTTAAAAACTTTAACGACTGGGTATTGTTAATTCATGAAGGACAGAAGAGTGTTTCTTCAACAGTAGGACACGGTTTGATGAATACCAATCCTTACGCAGAAAGAAGATTCCAGGAAGCAAGGGAAAACTTTGTACCAATGAAAGAGATCCTGAGAAACGGAGATATGGAACGTTTTATCAAGCTGGTAGAACACGAAGCACTTACATTACATGCTATGATGATGATGAGTGATCCTGCTTTTATCCTGATGAAAACAGGTACATTGGAAGTCATCAACAAAATCTGGGATTTCAGAAGAGAAACCGGATTGCCTTTATTCTTTACGTTGGATGCAGGAGCTAATGTCCATCTTTTGTTCCCGAACAATGATTCTGAAGAAAAGATTAAAACTTTCATTGAAGCTGAGTTATTACAGCACACTCAGAAAAACGGGGTAGTGAAGGATGTGATGAAATTCTAG
- a CDS encoding GIY-YIG nuclease family protein, whose translation MIEFLNGKHTYYIYILTNKSRRVLYTGVTGNLHRRLYQHKTKLNPGSFTARYNLEFLIYYEKFNWIHHAIAREKEIKNWARAKKLELIRTVNPNLEFLNYLFENWS comes from the coding sequence ATGATAGAATTTTTAAATGGTAAACATACCTACTATATCTATATTTTGACCAACAAAAGCAGAAGAGTTTTATATACAGGAGTAACAGGTAATCTTCATAGAAGGTTGTATCAGCACAAAACAAAGCTGAATCCTGGCAGCTTTACAGCAAGATATAATCTTGAATTTCTAATTTACTACGAAAAATTTAATTGGATTCATCATGCCATTGCGAGAGAAAAAGAAATTAAAAACTGGGCAAGAGCTAAAAAACTAGAGCTTATAAGAACGGTGAATCCTAATTTAGAATTTTTGAATTATTTGTTTGAAAACTGGTCTTAA